One Candidatus Hepatobacter penaei DNA window includes the following coding sequences:
- the map gene encoding type I methionyl aminopeptidase → MNVCCKLEAPHVHSPEGPILLHDASAFEKMRKAGALAASILDRITPFVKAGTTTGELDRLCDDMIRASDAIPAPLHYKGYPKSICTSLNHVVCHGIPGEACLKNGDILNIDVTVILDGWYGDTSRMFVVGHVPPHTQKLIDVTKQALHEAIHLVRPGCYLGDIGHHIQTLAQQHGFSVVRDYCGHGIGQFFHGPPSVLHVGEPGTGVKLEPGMMFTIEPMLNMGKPGTKLLSDGWTVVTKDKSLSAQFEHTLGVTQDGCEIFTQSV, encoded by the coding sequence CATGTGCATTCGCCTGAGGGCCCCATTTTGCTTCATGACGCATCCGCTTTTGAAAAAATGAGAAAAGCAGGCGCTTTGGCTGCCAGCATTTTGGACCGCATCACCCCTTTTGTGAAAGCCGGCACCACCACGGGTGAGCTTGACCGTCTTTGTGATGATATGATTCGCGCGAGTGATGCTATTCCCGCGCCCCTTCACTATAAAGGTTATCCAAAATCTATTTGCACATCCCTTAATCATGTGGTGTGCCACGGTATTCCCGGTGAAGCGTGCCTCAAGAATGGGGATATTCTTAATATTGACGTCACCGTGATTTTGGATGGATGGTATGGTGACACCAGCCGCATGTTTGTGGTGGGTCATGTCCCGCCTCACACCCAAAAACTGATCGATGTGACCAAGCAAGCCCTTCACGAAGCCATTCATCTTGTGCGGCCAGGATGTTATTTAGGCGATATTGGCCACCATATCCAAACCCTGGCTCAGCAGCATGGTTTTTCTGTAGTGAGAGATTATTGTGGTCATGGCATTGGTCAATTTTTTCACGGACCTCCCTCGGTGCTTCATGTGGGCGAACCCGGCACGGGCGTAAAGCTTGAACCGGGCATGATGTTTACCATCGAACCTATGCTGAATATGGGCAAACCGGGCACCAAACTGTTGAGCGATGGTTGGACAGTGGTCACCAAAGACAAAAGCCTTTCGGCGCAGTTTGAACACACCCTGGGTGTCACCCAAGATGGGTGTGAAATTTTTACACAAAGTGTGTGA
- the radC gene encoding RadC family protein: protein MDTKDPHYLGHRMRLRERFLKGPESLADYEILELILFGASARKDVKPLAKTLLKEFKSLAGVFSASPEKLKKIPDVGDTTLSTLYVIKESLARVLREDLQKSSLIDNTHKVINYCKTLMAHLDVDHFRLLFLDTKGGLIADELQQKGTVDHAILYPREIVKRALELGAASLIMVHNHPSGYTTPSQGDKDITQRVKSIAHDMGIRLLDHFIIGKYEWFSFRGQGWL from the coding sequence ATGGATACCAAAGATCCTCACTATCTTGGCCATCGCATGCGGCTGAGAGAACGGTTTCTCAAAGGTCCCGAAAGCCTTGCTGATTACGAAATTTTAGAGCTGATTTTGTTTGGAGCTTCTGCGCGCAAAGATGTCAAACCCTTGGCCAAAACGCTCCTTAAAGAGTTTAAATCCTTAGCTGGCGTATTTTCAGCCTCCCCTGAGAAATTGAAGAAAATACCAGACGTGGGGGACACCACCTTAAGCACGCTTTATGTGATCAAAGAATCTCTGGCCCGTGTGTTAAGAGAAGACCTGCAAAAGTCATCTCTGATCGACAACACCCATAAAGTCATTAACTATTGCAAAACGCTGATGGCGCACCTGGATGTGGATCATTTTCGTCTCTTGTTTCTCGATACCAAAGGAGGTCTAATTGCAGATGAACTCCAGCAAAAAGGCACTGTGGATCATGCCATTTTATATCCAAGAGAAATTGTCAAACGGGCGCTCGAGCTGGGCGCGGCTTCGCTGATTATGGTACACAATCACCCATCAGGCTATACCACACCTTCTCAAGGTGACAAGGACATCACACAGCGCGTTAAAAGCATCGCGCATGACATGGGCATTCGCCTGCTTGACCACTTTATCATAGGCAAATATGAGTGGTTTTCTTTCAGGGGTCAGGGCTGGCTTTAG
- a CDS encoding LptF/LptG family permease yields the protein MLKFCAPSFGTLMRILRSMTLHLLGTTVLLSLFIASLLWMKQSFRFVSIIVVQRLSFLDFFLFVTWLLPELFSLALPFAFFIAVLFLYGRYRDDNILSVLKNAGYSQARILRPVIYVGMAGTLFLYLMTLYFVPLSFQKFRKQELSMRSHFSEKSFQVGAFKSLGPFTVYVRNKRKDGSLDGLFIYDQRHLDKQASILASRAQVINDGERIGLCLQQGVRQTREDARYSFFDFDRYIFYAKDAHEKTAAPIKSYELFLSELFTTYQTLEEKIKFHFEAFQRLLLPLYFLSFGMVAGLFMCKTHSKKWNITAAVLAFLSIQFGSLVLLQLEGHLGLMAPILAFTGVLSPLFYVMYQHLKYETLSSQLQLS from the coding sequence TTGCTCAAATTCTGTGCGCCTTCTTTTGGTACCCTCATGCGCATTTTGCGTTCTATGACACTGCACCTTTTGGGCACAACTGTCTTGCTTTCTCTTTTTATTGCGAGCTTGCTGTGGATGAAGCAATCGTTTCGCTTTGTCTCCATCATCGTGGTACAAAGATTATCTTTTTTAGACTTTTTTTTGTTTGTGACATGGTTATTACCCGAGCTTTTTTCGCTAGCGCTCCCCTTTGCTTTTTTCATTGCCGTCTTATTTCTCTATGGTCGCTATCGCGATGACAACATTTTATCGGTACTCAAAAATGCGGGTTACAGCCAAGCTCGTATCCTGCGCCCTGTTATCTACGTAGGCATGGCTGGCACGCTTTTTTTATATCTCATGACACTTTATTTTGTGCCACTTTCCTTTCAAAAATTTCGTAAACAAGAATTGTCGATGCGCTCTCACTTTTCAGAAAAATCTTTTCAGGTGGGGGCGTTTAAGTCTTTGGGTCCTTTCACGGTCTATGTACGCAATAAAAGAAAAGACGGTTCCCTTGATGGCCTTTTTATTTATGATCAACGCCATCTCGATAAGCAGGCCTCTATTCTCGCATCACGTGCGCAAGTGATCAACGATGGCGAAAGGATAGGGCTGTGCCTCCAACAAGGGGTCAGGCAAACACGTGAAGATGCGCGATATAGTTTTTTTGATTTTGATCGTTATATTTTTTACGCTAAAGATGCCCATGAAAAAACAGCCGCGCCCATAAAATCTTATGAGCTTTTTTTGAGTGAATTATTCACCACCTATCAAACGTTGGAAGAAAAAATCAAATTCCATTTTGAAGCCTTCCAAAGACTCCTTCTCCCCCTTTATTTTCTCTCTTTTGGCATGGTAGCTGGCCTTTTTATGTGTAAGACACACAGCAAAAAATGGAACATCACCGCCGCCGTTTTGGCTTTTTTATCCATACAATTTGGCAGCCTGGTCCTTCTTCAGCTTGAGGGTCATCTCGGACTCATGGCGCCCATACTTGCTTTTACAGGGGTTTTGTCGCCACTTTTTTATGTGATGTATCAACACCTTAAATATGAAACTCTTTCCTCTCAATTACAGCTGTCTTAG
- a CDS encoding LptF/LptG family permease yields MPTFSRYAFRLFLTYFLITFLAVWCLILCAEFIELQRRALLDSSLQAFFLAFLKAPLTIHQLFPLLILASALIVFSRVTQSNEFLALSSTGTSPWKSLAPFFACSLFLGVLNVALLQPLSITTLRHYHLIDIGRDVDNKNAFQMFSSGVWIKQETSEGYVLAHMKKIKNSSRAFHHAFIHVLSPQSKLKASFYANKIGLLNQAIVMKHGWMYDPQNKQQTFFEKKILPYRIDLEGLFLQNFKPDLLYFWSLPRLIALAHEARIPSHVYELKWQELWASIFECLGLTMFAAAIGLQLHQRYGSIILFLTGCFIGFGFYFSTQMTRAFCLAGVISPMIASWATVFFIILTSLVLIVFLEEGHKRNY; encoded by the coding sequence ATGCCCACATTTAGCCGCTATGCGTTTCGCCTTTTTCTGACCTATTTCCTCATCACCTTCTTGGCTGTGTGGTGTTTGATTCTTTGCGCAGAATTTATTGAACTTCAACGACGCGCCTTGCTCGATTCTTCCTTGCAAGCTTTTTTTCTGGCCTTTTTAAAAGCACCGTTGACAATACACCAACTCTTTCCTCTTCTTATTTTGGCCAGCGCTCTCATTGTCTTTAGCCGAGTCACACAATCTAATGAATTTCTGGCCCTCAGCAGCACAGGAACCTCCCCTTGGAAAAGCCTTGCCCCTTTCTTTGCCTGCTCACTTTTTTTAGGTGTGCTCAACGTGGCTCTGCTACAGCCCCTAAGCATCACAACGCTCAGGCATTACCACCTTATCGACATTGGCCGGGATGTAGACAACAAAAATGCCTTTCAAATGTTCTCGTCAGGCGTGTGGATTAAGCAAGAAACATCTGAAGGGTATGTGCTGGCCCACATGAAAAAAATAAAAAATTCATCCAGGGCCTTTCACCATGCGTTCATCCATGTGCTTTCGCCACAAAGCAAACTCAAAGCCAGTTTTTATGCCAACAAAATTGGCCTATTAAACCAGGCCATTGTGATGAAACATGGCTGGATGTATGACCCCCAAAACAAGCAACAAACCTTTTTTGAAAAAAAAATACTTCCCTATCGCATCGATTTAGAGGGCCTTTTTCTCCAAAATTTTAAACCTGATCTTCTTTATTTTTGGTCTTTGCCGCGTCTTATTGCCTTGGCCCACGAAGCACGAATTCCCAGTCATGTGTATGAACTTAAATGGCAAGAGTTATGGGCGTCTATTTTTGAATGTCTGGGTCTTACCATGTTTGCAGCGGCTATTGGTCTTCAGCTTCATCAACGCTATGGGTCCATTATTCTTTTTCTCACAGGATGCTTTATTGGTTTTGGATTCTATTTTTCCACGCAGATGACCCGAGCCTTTTGTCTTGCAGGGGTTATTTCCCCCATGATTGCTTCGTGGGCCACGGTTTTTTTCATTATTCTTACGTCCCTTGTTTTAATTGTCTTTTTAGAGGAAGGTCACAAAAGAAACTATTAG